The Falco biarmicus isolate bFalBia1 chromosome 14, bFalBia1.pri, whole genome shotgun sequence DNA segment CCGACGCCAGCTTCGGCCTGGTACCTGCAGGAGAGAGGGGGGCGCAGCGCGGGGCAGCGGCCGCCCGGGGCAGCCGCCCGCGGCCCGGCTCACCcgagggctgggggagccgcGTTTCCGGGGCACCGAGCCCCTTGCCGGCCTTCGGGAGCTCCAGAGCTAGAGAGCCCCGGGAGACCGAGACCCTCGCGTCGCCGCGGCCCTgggagcgggcgggggggcggccggcggggcgcggcgcgcAGGGGGActgcccggccccgcgccgtGCTGCTctgcggggccgggccgggccgggcctgggCTGCGGGAGGCACGGCGGCTCCTCGCAGGCCGCCCCGGCCTCACTGGCATCCGCGCTCGGGGCGCTGGCCGGGGCCCCCTCATCGAGGGGCGGCGAGGCGCGCAGCGGCGTAGAGGTGGCGGGCGCGGCGGCACCGAGCCGCAGGACGCTGGCCTCCCCCGGGCTCTGCGAAGGCTCTGCCGCGACGGTGGCGCCCACGAGCAGGCGGGTGGCGATGGCGCGGCATTCCTCCTCGAAGAAGCTATAGTACAGCGGCGAGTGCGGGCCGCCTACGTTCCGCAGCAGGTCAGGGCAGCTCGGCgagccgctgcccgccggcggCACCAGCTCCTCTGACCGCCGCATCCCGCCCGGGCGCCGCCGCGCAGCGGCCCCTGCCTCCCGAGAGGGCCATCCGCCACCACGCAGCGCCCCCTGCTGACGAGGAGGGCCATCCACAcacctcccgccgccgccggctgAGGCCCTTCCCGCCGTCGCGCAGCGCCGCCTGCCGACGGGGAGGGCAcctgccgccgccgcgcagcGCCCGCCAGACCACGCCCCCTCCCGGTGCCTTCCCCTCCCCGGT contains these protein-coding regions:
- the LOC130158817 gene encoding dapper homolog 3-like; this encodes MRRSEELVPPAGSGSPSCPDLLRNVGGPHSPLYYSFFEEECRAIATRLLVGATVAAEPSQSPGEASVLRLGAAAPATSTPLRASPPLDEGAPASAPSADASEAGAACEEPPCLPQPRPGPARPRRAARRGAGQSPCAPRPAGRPPARSQGRGDARVSVSRGSLALELPKAGKGLGAPETRLPQPSGEPGRGRLPRAAAAPRCAPLSPAGTRPKLASAAKSRLRCPGWASQLAQRAALPKAARCAADTETAVKVEGRRQPSQRLATAIPTVASHARLRTLGKEASPKCSCLDKGSTTQELICNRTQELEENGKVDQTWVCVESSLFSELAPGPTPGCGDAVPAEQSAGDQLSQELKRVKNELEQVKGELADKTAQCEAYCRTISSLQAQLRAAGICLEDAAVEECGDSGRD